From the genome of Clostridium sp. BNL1100, one region includes:
- a CDS encoding ATP-binding protein — protein MISSENNAKGIPGNQGDMESIQKSIAYVSSREYLSDELRRLDLVFRRYIRDDTEEGSTTSYAGVVLSKEEICDLLEEGNTFGQETLIEDKISELDDQITKRLEATRACGRHISLPYISKLLNLSLFEEKCLVACIAPEIDPKYEKVYGYFENDTSIKTPSINLLMKIFISSEDERIEARKVFSLQAPLVRLLLESGNDLSDSCIPLISRHLKLDDWVVNYLLDINILDSRLIHVAELIQTRQTENISINTENVRMLRFIDYYRNGRTRRNQILYFYGPDGAGKKEYVLSVCERLGLPLIVADLEKILSSDLPFDEILRLLGRQIRISDGILCLENFQLLVSEERSQQIRINRILQMLHEFSETTFILGRTQWHLTNTDSRFAYVAVEYPYPSATERKKYWQELSRKYQLDANLNLNNFSEVFRFTPGQIENVLRLGENYSVWNGASDGRIETNDLTNACYTQSNRKLGELAKKIDTLYTMDMLVLPEDQMLQMKEICRQVKYRSIVYEKWGFEKRLALGKGLNIMFSGPPGSGKTMAAEVIANEIGLEIYKIDVSRVVSKYIGETEKNLGEIFHEAETSNVILFFDEADALFGKRSEVKDSHDRYANVEIGYLLQRMEEYKGIVILATNLNQNIDEAFLRRLHFNIAFPFPDKEQRKLIWLSIFPSGAPVEDKLDYDFLAEKFVMAGGNIKNIALNAAFYAAHAGCPIGIKQIMQAAKREYKKMGKTFLKSDFDPYYQLIEVVK, from the coding sequence ATGATAAGTTCAGAAAACAATGCAAAAGGCATCCCCGGAAATCAGGGAGATATGGAAAGTATACAGAAATCAATCGCATATGTTTCAAGTCGAGAATACCTGTCGGATGAATTAAGGCGTCTGGATTTAGTATTCAGACGATATATCCGGGATGATACAGAAGAGGGCAGTACAACATCATATGCAGGTGTGGTTTTGTCAAAAGAGGAAATATGTGATCTTTTGGAAGAAGGAAATACATTTGGACAGGAAACCTTGATAGAGGACAAGATTAGCGAACTGGACGATCAAATTACCAAAAGGCTTGAAGCAACCAGAGCATGCGGAAGACACATTTCACTACCGTACATATCAAAATTACTCAACCTGAGTCTGTTTGAAGAAAAATGTCTTGTTGCCTGCATAGCCCCTGAGATAGATCCAAAATATGAAAAGGTATACGGGTATTTTGAAAATGATACTTCAATAAAAACTCCAAGCATTAACCTATTGATGAAGATATTTATATCATCAGAGGATGAAAGAATTGAAGCTAGAAAAGTCTTCAGTCTACAAGCACCTTTGGTCAGGCTTTTGCTTGAAAGCGGAAATGATTTATCAGATAGCTGTATCCCTTTGATATCACGTCATCTGAAGTTGGATGATTGGGTTGTCAATTATTTACTGGATATAAATATACTTGATTCACGGTTAATACATGTGGCTGAACTGATTCAAACACGGCAAACAGAAAACATCAGCATTAATACTGAAAACGTCAGAATGCTGCGTTTTATCGACTATTACAGGAATGGAAGGACAAGAAGAAACCAAATACTTTACTTCTATGGCCCTGACGGAGCCGGCAAAAAAGAGTACGTACTATCAGTATGTGAGCGTCTGGGGTTACCTCTTATTGTAGCGGATTTAGAAAAGATATTAAGCTCTGATTTACCTTTTGATGAAATTCTCCGTCTATTGGGAAGGCAGATTAGAATAAGCGATGGTATTCTCTGCCTTGAAAACTTTCAGCTATTGGTTTCAGAAGAAAGAAGCCAGCAGATAAGAATCAACAGAATCCTACAAATGCTCCATGAGTTTTCTGAAACAACATTCATTCTCGGAAGAACTCAGTGGCATTTAACAAATACTGACAGCAGGTTTGCCTATGTTGCAGTGGAATACCCGTATCCTTCCGCAACAGAAAGAAAAAAATACTGGCAGGAACTTAGTAGAAAATATCAGTTGGATGCAAATTTAAACCTCAATAATTTTTCTGAAGTTTTCCGTTTTACACCGGGTCAGATTGAAAATGTTCTTAGATTAGGTGAAAACTATTCAGTATGGAATGGAGCCAGCGATGGAAGGATTGAGACAAATGACCTTACAAATGCCTGCTATACTCAATCAAACAGAAAACTTGGTGAATTAGCAAAAAAGATAGATACACTTTACACAATGGATATGCTTGTTTTGCCCGAAGATCAAATGTTGCAAATGAAAGAAATATGCAGGCAGGTAAAATACCGTTCGATCGTTTACGAAAAATGGGGATTTGAAAAGCGTCTCGCACTAGGAAAAGGATTGAATATTATGTTCTCAGGTCCCCCGGGCAGTGGGAAAACAATGGCTGCAGAGGTAATAGCAAATGAAATAGGCCTTGAAATATACAAGATTGACGTCTCAAGAGTTGTAAGCAAGTATATCGGAGAAACGGAAAAAAATCTTGGAGAAATATTTCATGAGGCCGAGACCTCAAATGTCATACTGTTTTTCGACGAAGCCGATGCTCTGTTCGGAAAACGTTCCGAAGTCAAAGATTCTCATGACCGATATGCAAATGTTGAAATAGGCTATCTGCTTCAAAGAATGGAAGAATACAAAGGAATAGTTATTCTGGCAACAAACTTGAATCAGAACATTGATGAAGCTTTCTTGAGAAGATTGCACTTCAACATAGCATTCCCATTTCCTGATAAGGAGCAACGTAAGCTTATATGGTTGAGTATATTTCCGTCCGGGGCTCCGGTAGAGGACAAGCTGGATTACGATTTTCTGGCAGAGAAATTTGTTATGGCAGGGGGAAATATCAAAAATATAGCATTAAATGCAGCTTTTTATGCTGCCCATGCAGGGTGCCCCATAGGGATAAAGCAAATAATGCAGGCGGCAAAAAGAGAATACAAAAAAATGGGTAAAACCTTTTTGAAATCAGATTTTGACCCATATTATCAACTGATTGAGGTGGTGAAATAA
- a CDS encoding DUF4255 domain-containing protein, translating into MAVETRTVIRDVSASLKALIKANVPELNDDSYITFGSPSDVDSANMTLSLCLYYLTESHSMRNSERERIPGTNQLFDPPSYLDLYYLMTPYAKDRDTELLILGKLFQLFHEHAVLSGDDLKGNLVVCGNEQIRISYNNLSLQDIKQLWEVFPGKPAKLSLSYLVSAVRMPAEKIITFPLITEQPTPKYYDLKTHTELSKKNT; encoded by the coding sequence ATGGCTGTGGAAACCCGTACAGTAATCAGAGATGTCAGTGCAAGCCTAAAGGCTTTGATTAAAGCAAATGTTCCAGAATTAAATGATGACAGTTACATAACATTCGGTTCACCAAGCGATGTAGACTCAGCAAACATGACTCTTTCATTATGCTTGTATTACCTTACCGAAAGCCATAGCATGAGAAACAGTGAGAGAGAACGTATACCAGGGACAAACCAGTTATTTGACCCTCCCTCCTATCTTGACCTGTATTATCTTATGACCCCATATGCAAAGGACAGGGATACAGAACTTTTGATTTTGGGAAAACTATTTCAACTGTTTCATGAACATGCTGTGCTCAGTGGAGATGATCTTAAAGGAAACCTGGTCGTATGCGGAAACGAACAAATAAGGATATCCTACAATAATTTATCACTGCAAGATATCAAACAGTTATGGGAGGTATTCCCGGGAAAACCGGCAAAATTAAGCCTGTCTTATCTGGTATCTGCGGTAAGAATGCCGGCTGAAAAGATTATTACATTCCCATTAATTACAGAGCAACCAACACCAAAATATTATGATTTAAAAACCCATACCGAATTATCTAAAAAGAATACATGA
- a CDS encoding phage tail sheath C-terminal domain-containing protein, which translates to MPNYLSPGVYVEEVSSGVKPIEGVGTAVGAFIGIAEKGVIGKAILVTNWSQYVSEFGGFIPNAYLAYAVYNFFAEGGTSCYVVRAASEDAKKSFSIVKDDQGANLFEISARSEGNWGNRISFQISSSTNGQINGFKLNIKYTEQSSFSDEYVGEDVVGELVETFDNLLITNFEEKINEVSSFITVTPLVDLKKVDNMDKVPMFTEGDEFTELGNGVDGISYVEYIDSQNQKLGINAFTPIDEINILAAPDVADMEANRSIILAMLNYCKNRKDCFFVIDPPHGLTPQEVKDFKEGAGDYAGNSFNSSYGALYYPWVFINDPLTGKKKLIPPSGSVVGTYAYVDSARGVHKAPAGTTDGYLDTVVGVEKIVTKGEQELLNPIGINVIRSLPEGICIWGARTLSSDSEWRYINIRRLMMYIEESVDKASQWVVFEPNEPTLWGKVKRNISAFLTRVWRDGALYGSTQEEAFFVKVDEENNPPASRDAGQLVIEVGVAPVKPAEFVIIKVSQKTLSK; encoded by the coding sequence ATGCCAAATTATTTATCACCAGGAGTTTATGTAGAAGAAGTTTCCAGCGGAGTGAAGCCGATAGAAGGCGTAGGTACAGCGGTGGGTGCTTTTATCGGAATTGCTGAGAAAGGTGTCATTGGTAAAGCTATTCTGGTTACTAATTGGAGCCAGTATGTCAGTGAGTTTGGAGGATTTATCCCCAATGCATACCTTGCTTATGCCGTGTACAATTTCTTTGCGGAAGGAGGAACATCCTGCTATGTTGTAAGAGCCGCATCAGAAGATGCAAAGAAGTCTTTTAGTATTGTAAAGGATGACCAGGGAGCAAACTTATTCGAAATCAGTGCCCGTTCTGAAGGAAACTGGGGTAACAGAATTTCCTTTCAAATAAGCAGTTCAACAAACGGACAGATTAACGGCTTTAAACTTAATATCAAGTATACTGAGCAGAGTTCATTCAGCGATGAGTATGTAGGAGAAGATGTTGTAGGCGAACTTGTTGAAACATTTGACAATTTACTTATAACCAACTTTGAAGAGAAAATCAATGAGGTATCATCATTTATCACCGTAACACCATTGGTGGATCTTAAAAAAGTTGATAACATGGACAAGGTTCCAATGTTTACAGAAGGGGATGAATTCACCGAATTGGGAAATGGCGTTGATGGAATATCATACGTAGAGTACATTGACAGTCAAAACCAAAAGTTGGGAATCAATGCATTTACACCTATAGACGAAATTAATATACTTGCAGCTCCTGACGTTGCAGATATGGAGGCTAACAGAAGCATTATTCTTGCAATGCTAAATTACTGCAAGAACAGAAAAGACTGCTTCTTCGTTATTGATCCTCCACACGGCTTGACACCTCAGGAAGTAAAGGACTTCAAAGAGGGTGCAGGAGACTATGCAGGTAACTCATTTAACTCTTCTTATGGAGCATTGTATTATCCATGGGTATTTATCAACGACCCGCTTACAGGCAAGAAAAAACTTATTCCACCTTCAGGTTCAGTTGTAGGTACATATGCATATGTTGATTCAGCAAGAGGAGTACACAAAGCTCCTGCCGGAACTACCGACGGATACCTTGACACAGTAGTAGGTGTTGAAAAGATAGTAACTAAAGGTGAACAGGAACTTCTCAATCCTATAGGTATAAACGTAATCCGTTCTTTACCTGAGGGAATTTGTATCTGGGGTGCCAGAACTCTCTCATCTGATTCAGAATGGCGCTATATAAATATCAGACGTTTGATGATGTATATCGAAGAATCAGTTGACAAGGCAAGCCAATGGGTAGTTTTTGAACCAAATGAGCCAACTCTCTGGGGCAAGGTAAAGAGGAACATATCAGCTTTCCTGACAAGAGTGTGGCGAGACGGAGCACTCTATGGTTCCACCCAGGAAGAAGCCTTCTTCGTTAAAGTAGACGAGGAAAACAATCCTCCGGCATCAAGAGATGCAGGTCAATTGGTAATAGAAGTCGGTGTAGCTCCTGTTAAACCGGCAGAATTTGTAATAATTAAAGTCAGCCAAAAGACGCTGTCAAAATAA
- a CDS encoding phage tail protein codes for MATGKRNDPYRNFRFRVVIDGIQIAAFSDATIPDISTEAVEYREGTDAPHSRKLSGLTKFGNVTLKRGLTDTMDLYNWRKAVVQKGALNNRRSLSIILVDEEGNDKAQWDIIEAWPIKYDVSALSAKGNEVSIENIELAHEGVSRVK; via the coding sequence ATGGCAACAGGAAAGAGAAATGATCCATACAGAAATTTTAGATTCAGAGTAGTAATTGACGGTATTCAGATAGCAGCGTTTTCTGATGCAACAATTCCTGATATATCTACAGAAGCAGTAGAATACAGAGAGGGAACAGATGCACCTCATTCAAGAAAACTTTCAGGTCTTACAAAGTTCGGTAATGTAACCTTAAAGAGAGGTCTTACAGATACTATGGACCTGTACAACTGGCGTAAAGCAGTTGTACAAAAAGGTGCACTTAACAACAGAAGAAGCTTATCAATAATATTGGTAGATGAAGAAGGCAATGACAAAGCTCAATGGGATATCATTGAAGCATGGCCAATTAAATATGATGTTAGTGCATTAAGTGCAAAGGGAAATGAAGTTAGTATTGAAAACATTGAACTGGCACATGAAGGCGTATCAAGAGTTAAGTAA
- a CDS encoding phage tail assembly protein: MDILQTEFNFTLPKGYVDDTGTVHKQGNMRLATAADEIMPLRDARVQQNPAYLSVILLSRVVTNLGTLKMITPRVIEELYTSDFSYLQELYNRINQNGSNTIKTKCPKCDHAFEVEAEILGE; the protein is encoded by the coding sequence ATGGATATTTTACAAACAGAATTTAATTTTACACTGCCCAAAGGTTACGTTGACGATACAGGAACGGTACATAAGCAGGGAAACATGAGACTTGCTACTGCCGCAGATGAAATAATGCCCCTTCGTGATGCCCGTGTACAGCAGAACCCGGCCTATTTATCAGTAATTCTGCTTTCACGTGTAGTAACAAATTTAGGTACGCTTAAAATGATAACTCCCAGAGTTATAGAGGAGTTGTATACTTCCGACTTTTCCTATTTGCAGGAATTATACAACAGAATCAACCAGAATGGCTCTAATACTATAAAAACTAAATGTCCCAAATGTGATCACGCTTTTGAGGTTGAGGCTGAGATTCTGGGGGAATAA
- a CDS encoding DUF6760 family protein, with translation MTGYPLDRLYEEVAFLSYYLHWDYKTVLGLEHFERERWCREVSEINKKLNGDEGKKDFFEV, from the coding sequence ATAACCGGCTACCCTCTCGACCGCCTCTACGAGGAGGTAGCCTTTTTGTCCTACTACCTGCACTGGGATTACAAAACTGTGCTGGGTTTGGAGCATTTTGAGAGAGAACGCTGGTGCAGGGAAGTTAGTGAAATAAACAAGAAGCTCAACGGAGATGAGGGCAAGAAAGATTTCTTTGAGGTTTAG
- a CDS encoding phage tail protein gives MANIVNLVERRNWVPGYRKDPYLTFNFVVEIDGIAVAGFTDVSGLSIETQVERKTFGGENHKEYTFLTQTKYSDITLKHGITNDDYLWNWYRRVINGRITRKNGSICLLDHSGNPKLWWDFLEACPIKWEGPAFSATSSSIAAETLVLTHNGINMHK, from the coding sequence ATGGCAAATATAGTAAATTTGGTAGAAAGAAGAAACTGGGTTCCCGGATACAGAAAAGATCCATACCTTACATTTAACTTTGTAGTAGAGATAGATGGTATTGCAGTTGCAGGATTTACTGATGTTTCAGGGTTGAGTATTGAAACTCAGGTGGAGCGTAAAACCTTCGGAGGAGAAAACCACAAAGAGTACACATTCTTAACTCAGACTAAATACAGTGATATAACTTTGAAACACGGAATTACGAATGACGACTATTTATGGAACTGGTATCGGAGAGTAATTAATGGCAGGATAACCAGAAAAAACGGTTCAATTTGCTTGCTGGACCATTCGGGTAATCCGAAATTGTGGTGGGACTTTCTGGAGGCATGTCCTATTAAGTGGGAGGGTCCGGCATTTAGTGCCACAAGCAGTTCTATAGCTGCAGAAACACTGGTATTGACTCATAATGGAATAAACATGCATAAATAG
- a CDS encoding contractile injection system protein, VgrG/Pvc8 family, which yields MGTTKVANYKIKLNGSDLAADLFNAIETVTIEDEINLPALFRIQMNMVDSGNGKWRGIDLKTFKPGDKLSILMGLDKPELMISGEITSLELLVADHSLVEIRGYDMLHRLRMGTRNKVFTKKKDSDIASEIAREHGLTPQVDDTKTIYPYVFQNNISNYDFLMKRAAYLDYELYAEDKKLYFVKSRAPKAPELPDFNYKRDYEELNLELRALTKGSEVKVRGWNVKEKKEIEALAKKGDETTKMGGKESGYEITEKSIEKAPVSFWVENLIDVSEGKAAAAAAYNSLLREFITGEGKCYGNPLVRAGKSVKILGIDERFTGVYYIISTIHNIDKQGYMTKFKVKRTGI from the coding sequence ATGGGTACTACAAAAGTTGCAAATTATAAAATTAAGCTCAATGGATCGGATTTAGCTGCTGACTTATTTAACGCTATAGAAACTGTGACAATTGAGGATGAAATAAACCTGCCGGCTCTGTTCAGAATACAAATGAATATGGTGGACAGTGGTAACGGTAAATGGCGGGGGATTGATTTAAAAACCTTCAAACCCGGAGATAAGTTATCAATTTTGATGGGACTTGACAAGCCTGAATTAATGATAAGTGGAGAAATAACCTCTTTGGAACTGTTAGTTGCCGATCACAGCTTGGTTGAAATAAGAGGCTACGACATGCTTCACAGGTTACGTATGGGAACAAGAAACAAGGTTTTTACCAAGAAAAAGGACAGTGATATAGCCAGTGAAATTGCTCGGGAACATGGACTCACTCCTCAGGTAGACGATACAAAAACTATTTATCCGTATGTTTTTCAGAACAATATCAGCAATTATGATTTCCTGATGAAAAGAGCTGCATATCTGGATTATGAGCTTTATGCCGAGGACAAAAAATTATACTTTGTTAAGTCCCGGGCTCCTAAAGCCCCTGAACTTCCTGATTTTAATTACAAAAGGGATTATGAGGAACTGAATCTTGAACTCAGAGCATTAACAAAGGGAAGTGAAGTCAAAGTAAGAGGTTGGAACGTTAAGGAAAAGAAAGAAATAGAAGCCCTGGCGAAAAAAGGGGACGAAACGACAAAAATGGGTGGAAAAGAATCGGGCTATGAAATTACTGAAAAAAGTATTGAAAAAGCTCCGGTGTCCTTCTGGGTAGAAAACCTCATTGATGTCAGTGAAGGTAAAGCGGCAGCTGCGGCAGCGTATAACAGCCTTCTTCGAGAATTTATAACCGGCGAGGGAAAATGCTATGGTAATCCTCTGGTCAGGGCCGGGAAATCCGTAAAAATTTTGGGGATAGATGAGCGCTTCACAGGAGTCTACTATATTATTTCAACTATCCATAACATAGATAAACAGGGCTATATGACTAAATTTAAGGTAAAGAGGACCGGAATATGA
- a CDS encoding phage baseplate assembly protein V has translation MSEGISISNFTEYVQKDEKVLGVMIGVVIKNDSANDSEKPGPGLVKVQIPLLGMKESNWARIASFMAGKERGAFFLPEVGDEVLVAFENGDVNKPFIIGALWNGKDTPPEKNSDGKNNIRVIKSRSGHIFEFSDKSGEERILLKSSKGHIVQIDDKSGAESIQIIDKSGSNKLTISTKDNKITINSGKDIEFSAPNGKLSINAKDVEIKSSAATKIEASAAMDIKASSNMTIKGATVNIN, from the coding sequence ATGAGTGAAGGTATCAGCATTTCAAATTTTACTGAATATGTTCAAAAAGATGAAAAGGTTTTAGGTGTAATGATTGGGGTTGTCATAAAGAATGACTCCGCAAATGATTCCGAAAAGCCGGGGCCGGGACTTGTAAAGGTACAGATTCCATTGCTTGGAATGAAAGAGTCAAATTGGGCCAGAATTGCATCCTTTATGGCCGGAAAAGAGAGAGGGGCTTTTTTCCTTCCAGAAGTAGGTGACGAGGTACTTGTTGCATTTGAAAACGGAGACGTCAACAAGCCCTTTATTATTGGAGCTTTATGGAATGGAAAAGACACACCTCCTGAAAAAAACAGTGATGGAAAAAATAATATCAGAGTTATAAAGTCTCGCAGCGGACATATATTCGAGTTTTCTGATAAAAGCGGCGAAGAAAGAATTTTATTGAAATCATCAAAAGGCCATATAGTACAAATTGATGATAAAAGTGGAGCTGAGAGTATACAAATTATAGATAAATCAGGTAGTAATAAACTGACTATCAGTACAAAAGACAATAAAATAACTATAAATTCAGGTAAAGATATTGAATTTTCAGCACCTAACGGAAAACTTTCAATAAATGCAAAAGATGTAGAAATTAAATCCTCGGCAGCTACAAAAATAGAAGCTTCAGCCGCAATGGACATAAAGGCATCCTCTAATATGACAATTAAAGGAGCCACTGTTAACATAAACTGA
- a CDS encoding PAAR domain-containing protein: MGQPAAKQGDRIIATDTHIELVPVGSSTVPTPIPNPFTGIIDGSLSSNVNIMGKPAATVDSTATNTPSHSPKSGPFQKAPKNKGKISVGSATVKINGKMAARNGDTAITCNDPADLPVGKVVAAGTVIIGG; encoded by the coding sequence ATGGGACAACCAGCGGCAAAGCAAGGTGATCGCATAATAGCAACGGATACGCATATAGAATTGGTTCCGGTAGGATCAAGCACAGTGCCGACACCGATACCGAATCCCTTTACCGGCATTATAGACGGGAGCCTTAGCAGTAATGTGAATATTATGGGGAAGCCGGCTGCAACAGTAGATTCAACAGCTACAAATACACCATCTCATTCCCCGAAATCGGGGCCTTTCCAAAAAGCACCAAAAAATAAGGGCAAAATCTCAGTGGGTAGTGCCACTGTTAAAATAAATGGAAAAATGGCAGCCAGAAACGGAGATACGGCTATTACATGCAATGATCCTGCGGACCTTCCGGTGGGGAAGGTAGTAGCTGCAGGTACTGTAATTATCGGAGGCTGA
- a CDS encoding GPW/gp25 family protein, translated as MEVIDFLGKGLKYPVSAKKSKLRTSVGEESIKESIMLILGTSRGERVMRPDFGCRLNDMLFSSNELGTATLIQTYVEEALLNWEPRIEVQSVTATMNQTEPTIEINIEYIIKSSNCKANLVYPFYLESVGR; from the coding sequence ATGGAAGTAATAGATTTTTTAGGAAAAGGATTAAAATATCCTGTTTCAGCAAAAAAATCAAAGCTGCGTACTTCTGTCGGTGAGGAATCTATAAAGGAGTCAATAATGCTTATCCTGGGAACTTCCAGAGGCGAGAGGGTTATGAGACCGGATTTTGGATGCAGACTAAATGACATGCTGTTTTCATCCAACGAACTTGGAACTGCTACATTAATCCAGACCTATGTTGAGGAGGCTTTACTTAATTGGGAACCTAGAATAGAAGTACAGAGCGTAACAGCTACTATGAACCAGACAGAGCCGACTATAGAAATCAATATAGAATACATCATAAAGTCCAGTAATTGTAAAGCAAACCTTGTTTATCCATTCTATCTTGAAAGTGTGGGAAGATAA